GGATCAATTCACCCGCATCACGTCCAACCACCTCAACGCCAAGGATGCGGCCCGTCCGCGGCTCGGCGGTGATTTTGACATATCCGCGCTTAGCCTCCATGAGGATCGACTTGCCGTGATCGTCGAACGGGTAGCTTGCGCTGACAAATGGCCGTCCCTGCTCGATCAGCGCGGCGTCAGAATGCCCCAGCGTGGCGATCGCGGGATCGGTGAAAACAACATTGAGCAGGAGACGCGGGTCGATGGGTTTGAGGCCCTTCGCGCCGAATGCGTGGCGCGCGGCGAGTTCGCCCTGTGCCACGGCCAGATGAACGATGTCGTGCGGTCCCGTGACGTCGCCGCCGGCATAGATGTGCGGCCGGCTTGTCTGCTGCCATCGATTCACCTGGATTCTCCCCCCATCGCCGAGTGTCACTCCGGCGGCAGCGAGGTTGAGGCCATCCGTGAGCGGTCCGCGCCCCAGTGCATTGAAGAGATGCTGCGCGCGCCGCGTGACGGACCTTCCTTCATGCGTGAAGGTGACACTCACACGGCCGTCGCTTTCGCTGACGCGCAGGAGCCTGGTGCCGGTGAAGAGCTCAATGCCCTCATCGCGAAAGGCCTGCTGCACCACCTCGCTCGCTTCGGATGAATGGGCTCTCAGCACATGGGGACTGCGTTGAATCTGGACCACGCGCGAACCGATCCGGCGAAGAAACTGGGCGAGTTCGCACGCCACGATCCCGCCGCCGAGAACAATCACGCTCCCAGGAACAAAATCCAGATCGAGCACGTCGTCACTTGTCCATGTGGTCGCTTCCTTCAGACCCGGAACATCGGGCACGAGGATCCTCGAGCCTGTGGCGATCATGAAACGATCGGCGGTGATCCTCCTCCCTCCAGCGAGTTCGACCGTATTCGCATCCAGGAAACGGGCGGCTTTCCGGAAGAGCGTGTAACGGCCCGACTTCAACGCCTTGACGCGGTAGTCGGCAAATTCGCCGATGATGCGTCGCTTGCGTGCGTGAAGCGCCTTCATGTCGACCGTGGCCGACGGAACCTTCAAGCCGAGCACTTTGGAATTCCTCGCGAGATGGAGAATGTCGGTCGAGTAGAGGAGCGTTTTCGACGGCATGCATCCGCGCAGGATGCAGAGTCCCCCGAGTTCGGCTCCAGAGTCGGCTATGGCCACGCGCCTGCCCATGTCAGCGGCCGCACGAGCCGCGTTGAAGCCGGCGGAGCCTCCGCCGATGACAAGAAAGTCGAAATGATTGCGCATGGCAGAATGTTACGCTGGCTCCCGGGAAGCGCAATGCCTGTGCGCAGGCGGGTGCTTCAACGCCCTTTGCCGAACAGCATGATGTGAACCGTCTTCAGCAGGATGGATGCGTCGAGGACGAAGGAAAAATGGCGGATGTAGTAGAGATCGTATTCGAGCTTGCGCATGGTGTTCTCGAGTGTCGCACCGTACGGATGATTGACCTGGGCCCAGCCGGTGATGCCCGGTTTGACCAGGTGGCGGAAGTGATAGCACGGAATCCGGCGCTCATAGTCATCGACAAGATTCTCCCACTCCGCACGCGGCCCGATGAGGCTCATTTCACCCCGAAGCACGTTCCAGAGCTGGGGAAGTTCATCGAGCCGGGTTGCGCGGAGCAGCCGCCCGAGCGGAGTGATGCGCTCCTCGTCACTCAGGGGGAGGGTGCCGATGTGCGGGTTCCGCATGGTGCGCAGCTTGACCAGCGAAAAGCGCTTTCGGTTCAAACCCACGCGCTGCTGATGGAAAAAGGCCGGGCTTCCGTCGCTCAAGCGCACAAGCAGCGCGCAGAGCAGGATGACCGGAGCGAAAACAACGAGTCCCGCAAGCGCGATGATGATGTCGCACAGACGCTTCAGGCGGACAAAGACCGGTTCGCGCGCCATCTGGAAGCCTTCCCGGAAAAGCCAGGTTTGATCGAGCTGGATGAGAGGAATTTTTCGCCAGTAGATCTGGTGAAAGAGCTCGAGGGTGTAGGTGGGAACGCCGCTGAAGTAGAGTTCGACCAGCGTGTCCGAAACGACGGCGGGCAGATCGAAGGACGCGTCGGGAACGACGATCGCTTCGACGGTGATGCCACCCCTGCGAATGGCCTCCAGGCACTCGCCGATGGGTCGCACGTGAAGGCTGTCGGGAAGCAACTGCGCCCCCCCGGAACCGTCCGGCACCGCAAAGATGATCCTGCGATCGAATGCGTGGTGGGAGCACTCGTTGCGGAACGCCTCACAACTGGCCTGCGTGCCAATGTAGAGCAGGTGGCGCAGCCGGTGGCGCCGCAGCCAGCGCAGGTGGAAGAAACGACGATAGCCCAGCGAGAGCGGAAGCATCACGGCGAATCCCGAGAGGATGACGAGACGGCTGCCCTGCAGCGGATAGCTCGCGGCAATGACGGCAAACGTGACAAGAAGGGTTGCAACTGTCGACGCGGCGACGGCGATCGTGTGCTGGCTCGTGTAATCGAGGCTGAGCATGTCCGTGCGCTCCTCGTATCCGTCGACCAGGTATAGGGCGATGGCCAGAAAAGCCAGCGGCCCCGCGAGGGGAAGCAGCAGCCAGTGGCCCACCGGCTGGATGCCGCGCAGCCAGGCGAGCGCGTTGAACGCCAGCACGAGCGAGACCGCGTCGAGCAGGAACAGCAGAATGGCGTGCCGGCGGGAGGAGTTCATCGGTTCGATTGTTTCAGCGACCCGATTGAAGGGGACTTGAGCCCGCTCGCGGACAGTTCCCGGAGAGCGTCGCGCGCGAACGCCTCATATCTGGCCAGGAGCCGGCAGTAGTGCAGCCCGGGCGCTCCGTCGAGCAGGCCGCCGCGAATCACAAACTGGTGGAGAAAACGAAGCGCCGGCCTGCAGGGAAGATGGTAGCTAAGGGATTTCAATGAGCGCCGACGAAGGGTGGAATCTCCCGAGAGAAATCCCCTCCAATGGATCGGCGGCCTGGTTGACAAGTGCTGCTCCGCCTCAAGCCGCGCATAGATGCGGTGCTTGTCGAGCCAGGCTGCCTCGCCGCAGGCCATGAAGTGATGCAGATAGTCGGAGTGAAGACGTGTCATCCGCATGTCGGGAGCCTCGCGTTGACCGTGGCCCGACTGAATCCAGCGAAACCTCCCGCGGTGAACGAAGCGCGCCTGAAGTGTGGGATAGTCGGTGCTGTGACGCAGCCACTTTTCGCGATAAATCATGCGCGGCGCCGCCCACGCCCCGTCGCATCGCCCCGGATCTCCCCAGGCCAGGCATTCCTGAAAGAGTTCCGGCGTGAACTCCTCATCGGCATCCAGATGAAACGCCCACGGGTGCCGGCAGCCGCCGTGCTTGTCGGCAAAGGTGCGCTGCTGGGCGAAGGATTCAAAAGCGTGCGTGAGAAAGCGGGCCCCGGCCTGCCGGGCGATCGCGGCCGTGGCGTCCATGGAGCCCGAATCCAGCACCAACATGTCATCGCACCCGCGAATCGACGCCAGGCAGGCGGGCAGGGTCTTCTCCGCATTGAGCGTGAGAACGATGACAGAGAACATCAGCGGGCCTCCGACAGGGCGGCATACCGCAGTCCTGCGAAAAAGAGAACCCACCATGAAGCCACGACGGCGGGATTCGCGAAGGGAAACTCGAGGGCCGCATAGAGTGAAACCAGCGCGCTCCCCAAAAGAAGGTACATGGCAACCGGATGACCGGCGATGTGACGTCTCAGCACCCAGAGCGGCCAGACCGCGGATGCCGCCAGCAGCAGGGTGCCCACGAT
Above is a genomic segment from Opitutaceae bacterium containing:
- a CDS encoding NAD(P)/FAD-dependent oxidoreductase; its protein translation is MRNHFDFLVIGGGSAGFNAARAAADMGRRVAIADSGAELGGLCILRGCMPSKTLLYSTDILHLARNSKVLGLKVPSATVDMKALHARKRRIIGEFADYRVKALKSGRYTLFRKAARFLDANTVELAGGRRITADRFMIATGSRILVPDVPGLKEATTWTSDDVLDLDFVPGSVIVLGGGIVACELAQFLRRIGSRVVQIQRSPHVLRAHSSEASEVVQQAFRDEGIELFTGTRLLRVSESDGRVSVTFTHEGRSVTRRAQHLFNALGRGPLTDGLNLAAAGVTLGDGGRIQVNRWQQTSRPHIYAGGDVTGPHDIVHLAVAQGELAARHAFGAKGLKPIDPRLLLNVVFTDPAIATLGHSDAALIEQGRPFVSASYPFDDHGKSILMEAKRGYVKITAEPRTGRILGVEVVGRDAGELIHCFTGPVAMNASVFDLLKAPWYHPTLAEIFTYPLEEIADKILQKR
- a CDS encoding exopolysaccharide biosynthesis polyprenyl glycosylphosphotransferase, with translation MNSSRRHAILLFLLDAVSLVLAFNALAWLRGIQPVGHWLLLPLAGPLAFLAIALYLVDGYEERTDMLSLDYTSQHTIAVAASTVATLLVTFAVIAASYPLQGSRLVILSGFAVMLPLSLGYRRFFHLRWLRRHRLRHLLYIGTQASCEAFRNECSHHAFDRRIIFAVPDGSGGAQLLPDSLHVRPIGECLEAIRRGGITVEAIVVPDASFDLPAVVSDTLVELYFSGVPTYTLELFHQIYWRKIPLIQLDQTWLFREGFQMAREPVFVRLKRLCDIIIALAGLVVFAPVILLCALLVRLSDGSPAFFHQQRVGLNRKRFSLVKLRTMRNPHIGTLPLSDEERITPLGRLLRATRLDELPQLWNVLRGEMSLIGPRAEWENLVDDYERRIPCYHFRHLVKPGITGWAQVNHPYGATLENTMRKLEYDLYYIRHFSFVLDASILLKTVHIMLFGKGR
- a CDS encoding glycosyltransferase family 2 protein, which gives rise to MFSVIVLTLNAEKTLPACLASIRGCDDMLVLDSGSMDATAAIARQAGARFLTHAFESFAQQRTFADKHGGCRHPWAFHLDADEEFTPELFQECLAWGDPGRCDGAWAAPRMIYREKWLRHSTDYPTLQARFVHRGRFRWIQSGHGQREAPDMRMTRLHSDYLHHFMACGEAAWLDKHRIYARLEAEQHLSTRPPIHWRGFLSGDSTLRRRSLKSLSYHLPCRPALRFLHQFVIRGGLLDGAPGLHYCRLLARYEAFARDALRELSASGLKSPSIGSLKQSNR